The Shinella zoogloeoides genome contains the following window.
TTCCTGATCGCGATGACCGCGCTCGCCGCCTGCGTCGCCATGGTCGTCGGCCTGATGTCGCCACCCGCCATCGCGCTGGACACGATCAAGACCTCCGGTATCCAGAAAACGACCTCCGAGACCCTGCCCACGCAAAAGTGACGCCCCGGCGCGGGCGCCGCTCTTGAAAGCCGCACGGCTCTAGGCCAGTTAACGGCGAAAGACGGGAGACGGCGATGCGACGGAAGACAGGCAGCGGGAAAAACCTTATCGGCGGCATGGCCCTCGCCCTCCTTGCGGGCTGGTCGCTCCTCCCCCTCCCGGCCAGCGCCGAAACCCGTGAATTCCCCAGCAAGAAAGCCCCGCTCGCCGTCGAGACGCTGGCAAGCGGCCTGCGGCAGCCCTGGTCCGTCGAGGTCCTGCCGGATGGCGGCTACCTCGTTTCGGAAAAGGCCGGCGCGCTGCGCCTCGTGCGCGGCGGCAAGGTCTCCGCCCCCATCGGCGGCACACCGGAGGTCGCAACGGACGGCCAGGGCGGCCTGCTCGACATCGCGCTCGCGCCGGACTTTGTCAAGAGCCGCATGCTCTACCTGACCTATAGCGCCCGCGGCGACGGCGGCGCAGGCACGGCGGTCGCCAAAGCGCGGCTTTCCGACGACGGCACGCGGCTGGAAGACCTCACCCGTATCTTCCTGATGAGCCGCCTGACGCCGAAGGGCCAGCATTTCGGTTCGCGCATCGCGATCGCCAGGGACGGCAGCCTGTTCTTCGGCATCGGCGACCGGGGCGAAGGCGACCGCGCGCAGGACCCGCGCGACCATGCCGGCGCGATCCTGCATATCAACCCCGACGGCACCCCGCACAAGGACAATCCCTTCCTCGGCACATCGTCGGGCCTTGCGGAAATCTGGTCGAAGGGCCACCGCAACCCGCAGGGCCTCGCCATCGACCCGAAGGACGGCACGTTGCTGACGGCCGAACACGGCGCGCGCGGCGGCGACGAGATCAACAATCCGCAGCCCGGCCGCAATTACGGCTGGCCGCTCGTCTCCTACGGCCGGCACTATTCCGGCGCGGAATTCGACCTCGGCGCTTCGGCCGAGGGCTACGAGCCGCCGCTTTATTACTGGGACCCGTCCATCGCGCCGGGCGCCATCGCCGTCTATCGCGGCGCGATGTTCCCGGAATGGGACGGCAACCTCATCGTCGCCGCGCTGAAATACCAGCTCGTCGCCCGCCTCGAACGGGACGACAGCGGCGCGGTCGTCTCCGAGGAGCGCCTGTTCGACGGCGAGTTCGGCCGCATCCGCGATGTCGTCGTCGCCCCGGATGGCGCGCTGCTGCTCCTGACCGACGAGGCGAACGGCGCATTGTTGCGCGTCTCGCGCGCCGACACGGCGGATTGACGCCCTCCCTTGCCTAACGCCCGGCCGCCTGATAGCAGGGGGCCGGGCGCGCTCGCGTCCGCTTCCTCTCATAGGGTACGAGACATGACGCGCGTTCAGGCGAACCTTCTCCTGTTGCTGGCAGGCGCCATCTGGGGCGCGGGCTTCATCGCCCAGTCGACCGCGATGCAGGCGCTCGGCCCGTTCTGGTTCATCGGGCTTCGCTTCGTCGTCGCGACCTTCGTCGCCCTGCCTTTCATGCGCTGGGAGAAAGCGCGCGCGACCGGGCCGCTGCGCAGGCGGGACGTCGCCGGCTTCGTCGCGACCGGCCTTGCCCTCTTTGCCGGGGCCGCCTTCCAGCAGGTCGGCCTGCTCACCACGACCGTCACCAATTCCGGCTTCCTCACCGGCCTCTATGTCGTCTTCACCCCGATCCTGACGGTGCTGTTCCTGCGCCGGCGGCCGCACTGGGTCATCTGGCCCGCCGCGCTCACCGCCTGCCTCGGCATCTTCCTGCTCTCCGGCGGCACGCTGACCGCGCTGACGCTCGGCGACATGCTGACGATCGCCAGCGCCGCGCTCTGGTCCGTGCAGATGATCTGCGTCGGCGTCTTTTCCGGAAGGTCCGGCCGGCCCATCGCCCTGTCGCTCGTGCAGTTCGCCGTCTGCGGCGTCCTCGGCTGCGCCGCCGGCCTCCTCTTCGAACCCGTCAGCCTGGCCGCGATCCAGTCCGCCCTGCCGGAAATCCTCTATGCCGGCCTCTTCTCCAGCGGCATCGCCTTCATTCTCCAGAACATCGCCCAGCGCTATACAACCGCGCCGCAGGCGGCGATCTTCCTTTCCAGCGAGGCCCTGTTCGCCGCCCTCTTCGGCGTGGCGCTGCTCGGCGAGACCATCACGCCCGCCGGCTATGCGGGCTGCGCCATCATCTTCGTCGCGATCCTAGCGGTGGAGCTGGTGCCGGAACTGCTGCGCGGCCGCCGCGCGGGCCGTCCCGCGGAAGCATGAGCCCCGCCCAAAGCGGGGTCTTCTTCCTCCGTTCCGCAATATAAGTCATATCAATGCGGCGCAGACCCCATAAAACCTGAGGGTTTTTTCGGCAATCGCCCGGAATTTGACCAAAGTGAGGCACGTCGAAGACGCGCCAAAACTTTTGCTTGCCAATTTGAAGCAAACGCATCACTCTTGCGCCGTTCGGGCAATTTGCGAACACGGGAAGACCTTGAATAAATGCGCGCCGGAGACGCGAAACAATTCCGGGCGGCCAACATCTGGAATGGTCCTTGTGACCTTGTGGTTGGCTGGCTGCGGTGAAAACAGGACCCTTTCCTCAACCTCGAGAACTGCCTGCCTAACGCCCCTCGGGGCAAAACTGTCGTGCTGCCCGCCGCCAATATACGGGCAGAGAGAAAAGGACCTGACGCATGGCCGAAACTGGCACCGTAAAATTCTTCAACACCGAGAAGGGCTTTGGCTTCATCAAGCCCGATAACGGTGGTGCGGATATCTTCGTACACATTTCCGCTGTACAGGCCTCGGGCCTGAACGGCCTTTCCGAAAACCAGAAGGTAAGCTTCGACACGGAACCCGATCGCCGCGGCAAAGGCCCGAAGGCGGTTAACCTGCAGATTGCCGGCTGATCCGGTCTTCTCAGGATTTTCAGTTGGAGCCCGGCAGAGATGCCGGGTTTTTTCGTTCAGCCTCCGTTCAGCCTCTTTCTTCTAGTCTGGTGCCATCATCGACCGGTAGAAGCCGGCGTTCAAAGGAACGACGTTATGAATAAAATCATCAAGGCCATCGTGCTTTCCGCTGCTGTCGCCGCAACGACCCTCACCGCAACCGCCGGCGTTGCCGAGGCGCGCGACCGTCATGGCTGGAACAATGGCGGCTGGCACCATCGCGACTACCGCCGCCGCGACCGCAACGACGCCCTCGTCGGCGGCGCCATCGGGCTTGCCACCGGCATGATCATCGGCGGCGCCATCGCCTCCCAGCCGCGTTACGATGACCGCCGTGTCTATGTGGAGCCGGATTACTACCCGGAACCCGAGCGCCGCGTATATCGCCGCCCGGTCGCAAGCTACGAGCCGTGGACGCAGTCCTGGTACGATTACTGCTCGCGCCGCTACCGCTCGTTCAACCCGGACAGCGGCACCTTCGTCGGCTATGACGGCCGCGAGCACTTCTGCATCGCCGGCTGATCGCGGCGATCTTCAGCAAAACGGGCGCCATCGGCGCCCGTTTTCGTTTGTCACAGCCCGCGCAGGAACGGATTGGTCCGCCGCTCCTCGCCGATCTTCCCGCCCGGCCCGTGACCGCACAGGAAGCCGACCTCGTCCCCCAGCGGAAACACCTTGTCGCGGATCGAATCCAGAAGCTGCTGATGGTCGCCGCCCGGCAGGTCCGTGCGGCCGATCGAACCCTGGAAAAGCACGTCGCCGAGATGGGCGAAGCCCTGGCCGCGGTTGAAATAGATCACATGCCCCGGCGCGTGGCCCGGCGTGTGGTAGACCTCGAATTCATGCGCGCCGAAGGAGACCTTGTCACCGTCCTCCAGCCAGCGGTCGGGCACGACATTGCTGACCTTCATCGGCACGCCGAACATCGAGGCCTGCGCCTCCAACCGCTGCAGCAGCGAAAGATCATCCTTGTGCGGACCGATGATGTCGATGCCGAGCGCTTCCTTCAGCTCCTTCGCCCCGCCGGCATGGTCGATATGGCCATGCGTCAGCCAGATCGCCTTGAGGTCGATGCCGTTGTCCTTCACCGTCTGCAGGATCACCTCGACATCGCCGCCGGGATCGACGACCACGCCTTCCTTGGTGTCCGCGTCGAAGAGAATGGTGCAGTTCTGCTGGAAGGGGGTGACGGGAATGATGCCCGCCTGAAGCATGCCCATGGGGTCCTCGCTCTGTTGCGCTCGTCGCCTCCCTATAGACGCAAGCGCCGGCAAAGACCATGCGCCAGCCAGAGCATTTCCAGCCGAAGCGAATTCGCTTCGGCGTCGGATAATGCGATAAAAACAAAATCCTAGCGCAGGCTCGCCATCTCCTGCGCAGGCGCGGTCGCCAGCGTCGGCGAGACGGTCGAGAGCAACAGCGCGACGACCGCGATATTGATGACGGCATAGAGGTAGACGACCGGGCGAAGGCCGCGGGCGACCGGGTTGAGCGGCTGTGAATTCGTCTGCATCGTTCGTTCCCCGTTGTTTCCGGCCAGGATCGGCCCCTTGCGACCGTTTCTACAACGACGCGGGCCGCCGGCCTGTTCCGCCGGAAACAGGAAGCAGGGCGCAGAGGTCAAAGCGGCAGGGCGGTGGTTTCCTTCAGCGTGTCCAGCACGATGGCCGTCTTCACATGGGAGACGGATTCGTGCGGCAGCAGCACGTCGTTGACGAAGGCGGACAGCGCCTTCAGGTTCGGCACGACCACCTTGATGATATAATCCATCTCCCCCGTCAGCGAGAATGCCTCCAGCACTTCCGGCAGGTTGGAGATCAGCCGGGCGAAGCGCACCGCATTGTCGCGGTTATGCGTCGAGAGCGTCACTGTGACGACGATGACGATGCCGAGATCAAGCTTTTCCCGGTCCAGTTCCGCGCGGTAGGCGCGGATGATGCCCTCCTCCTCCAGCCGGATGCGCCGGCGCGAGCATTGCGAGGGCGACAGGTTGATACGCTCCGAAAGCTCGTTGTTCGTCAGGCGCGCATCCTTCTGCAAATGCGCGAGCAGTTTACGGTCGAATTCGTCAAGTTGCACGTTCTTCCCCTTGTTTTCTCATTTTACGCACGAACATCGCACGAGATTGGCAAAACGCAAACACTACGCACGCACATTGCATGGAAACCGCGCCATACTTGCCGAACATCAATCTTGAGGAGGACGAACGATGGGCCCTTTCCCGCATGACGCACCGCCGGCCGTGATCACCGCCGACAACCCGGCCGGCACGGACGGTTTCGAATTCGTCGAGTTCGCCCATCCCGAGCCGCAGAAGCTGGAAGACCTCTTCACCCGCATGGGCTACAGCAAGGTCGCCACGCACCGCACCAAGGCCATTTCCGTCTGGCGGCAGGGCGACATCAACTACATCGTGAATGCCGAGCCGGGCTCGCACGCCATGAAGTTCACGGATGTGCACGGCCCCTGCGCCGCCTCCATGGCCTGGCGCGTGGTCGATGCGCAGCACGCCTTCGAGCATGCCGTCTCCAAGGGCGCGACGCCCTATGAAGGCGACGACAAGGCGCTCGACGTGCCGGCCATCGTCGGCATCGGCGGCTCCCTGCTCTATTTCGTCGACAAATATGGCGCCAAGGGCTCGGCCTATGACGCCGAGTTCGAATGGACCGGCGCGCGCGATCCGCGTCCCGAAGGCGTCGGCTTCTATTACCTCGACCACCTGACCCACAATGTCTATCGCGGCAACATGGACAAGTGGTGGGACTTCTACCGCGAACTCTTCGGCTTCAAGCAGATCCATTTCTTCGATATCGACGGCCGCATCACCGGCCTCGTCTCGCGCGCCATCACCTCGCCCTGCGGCAAGATCCGCATTCCGCTGAACGAATCGAAGGACGAGACGAGCCAGATCGTCGAGTATCTGAAAAAGTACAACGGCGAAGGCATCCAGCACATCGCGGTCGGCACGGACGGTATCTACGACGCGACCGACCGGCTGGCCGGCAACGGCATGAAGTTCATGCCCGGCCCGCCGGACAATTACTACGACCGCTCCTATGTGCGCGTGGTCGGCCATGAAGAGCCGGTCGAGCGCATGAAGAAGCACGGCATCCTCATCGACGGCGAAGGCGTCGTCGATGGCGGCATGACGAAGATTCTGCTCCAGATCTTCTCCAAGACCGTGATCGGTCCGATCTTCTTCGAGTTCATCCAGCGCAAGGGCGACGAGGGCTTCGGCGAAGGCAATTTCCGGGCGCTCTTCGAGAGCATCGAGGAAGACCAGATCCGCCGCGGCGTGATCGCAGCCGAATAACGACCGCGGCAGCAAGCCATGCGGGGAAGAAGGAGGCGGTCGCGATGCGGCCGCCTCTTTTCATTCGTAAAACTCCGGTGCACGCAATACGCGGACAAATTGACAGATACCCAAATTCTCCTCACGTTACAGGTGTCGAATCTTTCGGCAGCGGGCGCGCGGACTCCAGCCGCAGTCCGGCAACGTATCCCAGTCCGGCCCCGACCACTCTCTCGTCCGGGCGGACCTTTCGGAGGGGAATTCATGGAAGCTTTGATGCCCATCATCACGCAGCTCATCGCCGGCGCCGTTGGCGGCAATGTGGCCGGAGCCGCCTTGAAGCAGGCAGCCGTGAGCGCGATCGTCAGAACCATCGTCGGCGCCATCGGCGGCGTTGGGGGCGGCTTCCTCCTGCAGATGCTGGGCGGTGAAGCCGGCCTTTCCGGCCTCGTGGCCAATGGCATCGGCGGCCTTGTCGGCGGCGGCGTGCTGACGGCCATTGTCGGCAGCGTGCTCGGCAAGAAGTAAGGTCCATCCCTTTACGGCGCGAGGCCGGAACATCCCCGCGATGTTCCGGCCTCGCTTGCATTGCGGCGGCTGCGCCGCTCTTTCAAGTTGATTGTTCCGCCCGTTACGGTCTAACCAGAAAACCGGAAAAGACGCGGGGGGCAGCAAGGCATGAAGGGAAATGACAACGTGGCCCGACAGATGCCGGACAGGAACGGCGCGCACGAGCTGCACGAGGACGCCATGACGGGCGACGGGCGCATCGACTTCGAGATCATCGAGGGCCTGTTCTTCGCCTATCGCGACTTCATTTCCGATCCGGACGCCATCCTGGAAAAGAGCGGCTTCGGCCGCGCCCATCACCGGGTCGTGCATTTCGTCAACCGCGAGCCGGGCATGACCGTCGCCGACCTGCTCGACACGCTGAAGATCACCAAGCAGAGCCTGGCGCGCGTCTTGAAGCAGCTCATCGATTCCGGCTATATCCAGCAGGTGGCCGGCCCGGAGGATCGCCGCCAGCGCAAGCTCTACCCGACACGCGCCGGGCGCGCACTGGCTCTTGCGCTCGCCGAGCCGCAATCCCGCCGCATCGCCCGTGCATTCGAGGAAATGGACGCGGGCGACCGGCGGACGGTGATCCGCTTCCTCACCGGCATGCAGAACGCCAAGAGCGAATGACAGATTGACCAGGAGGTGAAGACGATGACCGCTGCCGGCGCGCCCTGCGACGATGCATCCCATCTTCTCGTCGTCGACGACGACACCCGTATCCGCGACCTGCTCAACCGCTACCTGAAGGCCGAGGGTTTCCGCGTGACGGTCGCGGGGGATGCGGACGAGGCCCGGCGCAAGCTGCGCGGCCTCGATTTCGACCTCATCATCATGGACGTGATGATGCCGGGCGAAAGCGGGCTCTCGCTGACGAAGAGCCTGCGCGAGATCCGCCCCGTGCCGATCCTGATGCTGACGGCGCTCGCCGAATCGAGGTCCCGCATCGAGGGGCTGGAGGCCGGCGCGGACGACTATCTCTCCAAGCCCTTCGAGCCGCGCGAACTGGTGCTGCGCATCAACAACATCCTGAAGCGCAACGCGGCCCCCGCCGCGCCGAAGATCGAACAGGTCATGTTCGGCCCCTACACCTTCTCCATCGTGCGCAAGGAGCTGAAGCGCGGCAGTGACCCCATCCGCCTCACCGACCGCGAGCAGGAGATCATGCTGCTCTTCGCCCAGCGCGCCGGCGAGACCATCCCGCGCCACGAACTGATCGGCGAGGAGACGGAGGTCGGCGAGCGCACCATCGACGTGCAGATCAACCGCCTGCGCCGCAAGATCGAGGACGACCCGTCCAATCCGGTCTGGCTGCAGACAGTGCGCGGCATCGGCTACCGCCTCAGCGTGGAACAGGGCTGAGCGTGGGCGGGGCGGGAAATACCCTCCTCCGGCCGGCAGGCCGCAGGGGCGCGTTGCAACCGGCACGCTCCCCGGAAAGCCGCCCATGACCACCTTCCAGACCCTTCGGCGGGATATCGAGCGCGCGCCGCTGGCCGGCTGGAAGCGCTTCACCCGCTGGCTGCGGCACCGGATGCCGACGGGCCTCTATGCCCGCTCGCTGCTCATCATCATCCTTCCGATGGTGCTGCTTCAGGCCGTCGTCGCCTTCGTCTTCATGGAGCGTCACTGGCAGCTCGTCACGCAGCGCCTCTCCATGGCCGTCACGCGCGACATCGCGGCGATCATCGACCTCATCGAGACCTATCCGCAGGACGGCGATTATTCCGAGATCGTCCGCATCGCGCGCGAGCGGCTGGAGCTGATCGTCTCCATCGAGCCCGGCACGGAACTGCCGCCGCCGCGCAGCAAACCCTTCTTCAACATCCTCGACGAAATCCTGAGCGAGGAAATCGTCCGCCAGATCCGCCGGCCGTTCTGGATCGACACCGTCGGCGAAAGCAACCTCGTCGAAGTCCGCATCCTGCTCGATAACAAGGTGCTGCGCGTCTACGCCCGGCGCAGCCAGGCCTATGCCTCCAACACGCATATCTTCCTGCTGTGGATGATCGGCGCGTCCCTCGTGCTCATCACCATCTCCATCCTCTTCCTGCGCGGCCAGATCAGGCCGATCCTGGCGCTGGCGCAGGCCGCCGAGAGTTTCGGCAAGGGGCAGAAGATGCCGGAGAACTTCGCCCCGCGCGGCGCGGACGAGGTACGCCGCGCCGGCCTTGCCTTCATCCTCATGCGCGAGCGCATCGAACGGCAGATGGAGCAGCGCACCGCCATGCTGACCGGCGTCAGCCACGACCTGCGCACCATCCTCACCCGCTTCAAGCTCCAGCTTGCGCTCGCCGGCGACAACCCGGACCTGCAGGGCCTCAACAAGGATGTCGAGGACATGCAGAGCATGCTGGAAGGCTACCTGTCCTTCGCCCGCGGCGATGCGGAGGAGGATGTCGGCGAATTGCGGCTGTCCGATCTCTTCGAGCGGTTCGAGGTGGAAGCGGAACTGCAGGACCGCACCTTCACCAGCGCCATCGACGGCGCGGACGAGGTGATGGTGCGCCCGAACGCCTTCGGCCGCCTCGTCGGCAATCTCGTTTCGAATGCGATGCGCTACGCCAGGAGCGTGCATGTGGACGCACGCCACGGGGCCAAGTGGCTGACGATCACGATAGACGACGACGGCCCCGGCATTCCCGAGCGCTCGCGCGACGACGTTTTCAAGCCGTTCTTCCGGCTCGACGCGGCGCGCAACCTCGATGCCTCCGGCACCGGCCTCGGCCTTGCCATCGCGCGCGACATCGCCCGCAGCCACGGCGGCGACGTCACATTGTCGGATAGTCCGATGGGTGGTCTTCGGGCGACGGTCCGCGTTCCCGCGTGATCAGCACATCTTCTTGCCGTTCGGCACCGGACGGTCGACGCCGGCCAGCACGATGGCCCCGGTCTCGTCCTCGAAGCCGAGCGTCAGCACTTCCGAGCGCACCGGGCCGATCTGGCGCGGCGGGAAGTTGACGACGGCAAGCACCTGCCGGCCGACGAGGCCTTCCGGCGTATAATGCACGGTGATCTGCGCCGAGGATTTCTTGATGCCGATCTCCGGCCCGAAATCGATCTGCAGCTTGTAGGCCGGCTTGCGCGCTTCCGGGAAGGGCAGCGCCTCGACGATGGTGCCGACACGAATGTCGACGCGTTCGAAATCGGCGTAGGTGATGGTCTCGGTCATGGGAAATTCCTTGGAGGGCTCAGCCCGCCAGTTCCTCGGCGCGCTTGCGGGCGGCGGCGATGGCCTTGTCGAAGAGTGGCTGCATGCCGTCCTCGGCCATGAGGACGGAAAGGGCCGCGGCGGTGGTGCCGCCCGGCGAGGTCACGTTCTGGCGCAGGCGGCTGGCGTCGTCGGGGGACTGGTGAAGCAGTTCACCAGCCCCCGCGACGGTTTCCCGTGCGAGGCGCATGGCGAGGTCCGCCGGCAGGCCGAGTTTACGACCTGCCTCTGCCATGCATTCGACGAGATAGAAGACATAGGCCGGGCCGCTGCCCGAAACCGCCGTGACGGCGTCGATGTCGCCTTCGGTCGCGACCCATTCGACAGGGCCGCTCACCTTGAGAAGCGCATGCACGAAATCGCGCTGCCCCTGCGACACCCGGTCATTGGCAAAAGCGCCGGTGACGCCGCGCCCGATCATGGCCGGCGTGTTCGGCATGGCGCGCACGGTGGCGGCCGCGCCGAGATGGCTTTCCAGATTGGCGATGGTCTTGCCGGCCGCGACGGAAACCACGACGGTCTCGGGACCGACGAGCCCCTTCAGCGGCGGCAGGACCTGATCGACGAGCTGCGGCTTGACGGC
Protein-coding sequences here:
- the proC gene encoding pyrroline-5-carboxylate reductase translates to MAVAGSGPIVLIGAGNMGGAMLTGWLKSGISGSSVIVIDPGPQPTMAKLIADNGARHETSAPEGVKAGVLFVAVKPQLVDQVLPPLKGLVGPETVVVSVAAGKTIANLESHLGAAATVRAMPNTPAMIGRGVTGAFANDRVSQGQRDFVHALLKVSGPVEWVATEGDIDAVTAVSGSGPAYVFYLVECMAEAGRKLGLPADLAMRLARETVAGAGELLHQSPDDASRLRQNVTSPGGTTAAALSVLMAEDGMQPLFDKAIAAARKRAEELAG
- a CDS encoding MarR family winged helix-turn-helix transcriptional regulator, whose amino-acid sequence is MPDRNGAHELHEDAMTGDGRIDFEIIEGLFFAYRDFISDPDAILEKSGFGRAHHRVVHFVNREPGMTVADLLDTLKITKQSLARVLKQLIDSGYIQQVAGPEDRRQRKLYPTRAGRALALALAEPQSRRIARAFEEMDAGDRRTVIRFLTGMQNAKSE
- a CDS encoding BA14K family protein, producing MNKIIKAIVLSAAVAATTLTATAGVAEARDRHGWNNGGWHHRDYRRRDRNDALVGGAIGLATGMIIGGAIASQPRYDDRRVYVEPDYYPEPERRVYRRPVASYEPWTQSWYDYCSRRYRSFNPDSGTFVGYDGREHFCIAG
- a CDS encoding cold-shock protein yields the protein MAETGTVKFFNTEKGFGFIKPDNGGADIFVHISAVQASGLNGLSENQKVSFDTEPDRRGKGPKAVNLQIAG
- a CDS encoding Lrp/AsnC family transcriptional regulator; protein product: MQLDEFDRKLLAHLQKDARLTNNELSERINLSPSQCSRRRIRLEEEGIIRAYRAELDREKLDLGIVIVVTVTLSTHNRDNAVRFARLISNLPEVLEAFSLTGEMDYIIKVVVPNLKALSAFVNDVLLPHESVSHVKTAIVLDTLKETTALPL
- a CDS encoding ATP-binding protein, with product MTTFQTLRRDIERAPLAGWKRFTRWLRHRMPTGLYARSLLIIILPMVLLQAVVAFVFMERHWQLVTQRLSMAVTRDIAAIIDLIETYPQDGDYSEIVRIARERLELIVSIEPGTELPPPRSKPFFNILDEILSEEIVRQIRRPFWIDTVGESNLVEVRILLDNKVLRVYARRSQAYASNTHIFLLWMIGASLVLITISILFLRGQIRPILALAQAAESFGKGQKMPENFAPRGADEVRRAGLAFILMRERIERQMEQRTAMLTGVSHDLRTILTRFKLQLALAGDNPDLQGLNKDVEDMQSMLEGYLSFARGDAEEDVGELRLSDLFERFEVEAELQDRTFTSAIDGADEVMVRPNAFGRLVGNLVSNAMRYARSVHVDARHGAKWLTITIDDDGPGIPERSRDDVFKPFFRLDAARNLDASGTGLGLAIARDIARSHGGDVTLSDSPMGGLRATVRVPA
- a CDS encoding response regulator — translated: MTAAGAPCDDASHLLVVDDDTRIRDLLNRYLKAEGFRVTVAGDADEARRKLRGLDFDLIIMDVMMPGESGLSLTKSLREIRPVPILMLTALAESRSRIEGLEAGADDYLSKPFEPRELVLRINNILKRNAAPAAPKIEQVMFGPYTFSIVRKELKRGSDPIRLTDREQEIMLLFAQRAGETIPRHELIGEETEVGERTIDVQINRLRRKIEDDPSNPVWLQTVRGIGYRLSVEQG
- a CDS encoding MBL fold metallo-hydrolase — its product is MLQAGIIPVTPFQQNCTILFDADTKEGVVVDPGGDVEVILQTVKDNGIDLKAIWLTHGHIDHAGGAKELKEALGIDIIGPHKDDLSLLQRLEAQASMFGVPMKVSNVVPDRWLEDGDKVSFGAHEFEVYHTPGHAPGHVIYFNRGQGFAHLGDVLFQGSIGRTDLPGGDHQQLLDSIRDKVFPLGDEVGFLCGHGPGGKIGEERRTNPFLRGL
- the hppD gene encoding 4-hydroxyphenylpyruvate dioxygenase, translating into MGPFPHDAPPAVITADNPAGTDGFEFVEFAHPEPQKLEDLFTRMGYSKVATHRTKAISVWRQGDINYIVNAEPGSHAMKFTDVHGPCAASMAWRVVDAQHAFEHAVSKGATPYEGDDKALDVPAIVGIGGSLLYFVDKYGAKGSAYDAEFEWTGARDPRPEGVGFYYLDHLTHNVYRGNMDKWWDFYRELFGFKQIHFFDIDGRITGLVSRAITSPCGKIRIPLNESKDETSQIVEYLKKYNGEGIQHIAVGTDGIYDATDRLAGNGMKFMPGPPDNYYDRSYVRVVGHEEPVERMKKHGILIDGEGVVDGGMTKILLQIFSKTVIGPIFFEFIQRKGDEGFGEGNFRALFESIEEDQIRRGVIAAE
- a CDS encoding PQQ-dependent sugar dehydrogenase — protein: MRRKTGSGKNLIGGMALALLAGWSLLPLPASAETREFPSKKAPLAVETLASGLRQPWSVEVLPDGGYLVSEKAGALRLVRGGKVSAPIGGTPEVATDGQGGLLDIALAPDFVKSRMLYLTYSARGDGGAGTAVAKARLSDDGTRLEDLTRIFLMSRLTPKGQHFGSRIAIARDGSLFFGIGDRGEGDRAQDPRDHAGAILHINPDGTPHKDNPFLGTSSGLAEIWSKGHRNPQGLAIDPKDGTLLTAEHGARGGDEINNPQPGRNYGWPLVSYGRHYSGAEFDLGASAEGYEPPLYYWDPSIAPGAIAVYRGAMFPEWDGNLIVAALKYQLVARLERDDSGAVVSEERLFDGEFGRIRDVVVAPDGALLLLTDEANGALLRVSRADTAD
- a CDS encoding DMT family transporter — encoded protein: MTRVQANLLLLLAGAIWGAGFIAQSTAMQALGPFWFIGLRFVVATFVALPFMRWEKARATGPLRRRDVAGFVATGLALFAGAAFQQVGLLTTTVTNSGFLTGLYVVFTPILTVLFLRRRPHWVIWPAALTACLGIFLLSGGTLTALTLGDMLTIASAALWSVQMICVGVFSGRSGRPIALSLVQFAVCGVLGCAAGLLFEPVSLAAIQSALPEILYAGLFSSGIAFILQNIAQRYTTAPQAAIFLSSEALFAALFGVALLGETITPAGYAGCAIIFVAILAVELVPELLRGRRAGRPAEA
- a CDS encoding tRNA-binding protein yields the protein MTETITYADFERVDIRVGTIVEALPFPEARKPAYKLQIDFGPEIGIKKSSAQITVHYTPEGLVGRQVLAVVNFPPRQIGPVRSEVLTLGFEDETGAIVLAGVDRPVPNGKKMC